The Gammaproteobacteria bacterium region ACCGTGCAGGTCATTCCGCACATCACCGACGAGATCAAGCAGCGCACCCGTGAAGCAGCCGGTGATGCGGATGTGTGCATTGTCGAAGTCGGCGGCACGGTGGGCGATATCGAGTCCTTGCCGTTCCTGGAAGCCATTCGCCAGCTGTCCGTCGAACTGAAGCGCGACGCGATTTTCATGCACCTGACGCTGGTGCCTTTCATTCCGACCTCCGGCGAGACCAAGACCAAGCCGACGCAGCACTCGGTCAAGGAACTGCGCTCCATCGGCATCCAGCCGGACGTGCTGGTCTGCCGTTCCAGCGAAATGCTGCCGGAAGATGCGCGCCGCAAGATCGCCTTGTTCACCAACGTCGAGGAAGAAGCGGTGATCTCGGCGTATGACGCCGATGACATATACAAGATTCCGATGATGCTGCACCAGCAGGACCTGGACGGCATTGTCATCGAGAAGCTCGGCCTGGAAACCAGGGACGCCGACCTGTCCGAATGGGAGGCTGTCGTGCAGGCCAAGGCCAATCCGGAAGCCGAAGTGCATGTGGCGTTTGTCGGCAAGTATGTCGACCTGGCTGATGCCTACATGTCGATCAACGAAGCACTGATTCACGCCGGCATTCATACCCGCACCAAGGTGAACATCCATTACGTCGACTCCGAAGCCCTGGCTGACGGTGACCTGGGTTCGCTCGCAGGCATGGATGCGATCCTGGTGGGCCCGGGCTTCGGCGAGCGTGGCATCGAGGGCAAGATCGCGGCCGCTGGCTACGCACGCGAGAACAGGATTCCTTACCTGGGCATCTGCCTGGGCATGCAGGTGGCAGTCATCGACTTTGCGCGCAACGTGGTTGGCTTGAAGTCGGCGCACAGTACCGAGTTTGCTCCGCACGTGGACGATCCTGTCATCGGCCTGATTACCGAATGGCGCGATCGCAGCGGCAAGGTCGAAGTGCGCGGCGAGGATTCCGACAAGGGCGGCACCATGCGACTGGGTGCGCAGGAATGTTTCCTGGAGAAGGGCACGAGGGCGCATGATCTTTATGGCAAGGACGTGATCGTCGAGCGTCATCGCCATCGCTACGAGTTCAACAACAACTACCTCGAACAATTGCAGGAAAACGGCATGCGCTTTTCCGGCAAGTCCGAGGATGGCCTGATGGAAATGATCGAGCTGCCGGACCATCCGTGGTTCGTGGCCAGCCAGTTCCATCCGGAGTTCACCTCCACGCCGCGTCGTGGTCACCCCTTGTTCTCGGGTTTCATTAAAGCTGCCCGTGAACATGCAGCCACCGGTGCCAAGGAGGCGCAACGCGCATGAAACTCTGTCATTTCGAAGCGGGGCTGGAGCACCCGCTGTTCGTGATTGCCGGGCCCGACACCCTGGAATCCGAGCAGCTGGCGATGGACGTATCCGGTCATCTCAAGGAAGTCACCGATCGCCTCGGCATTCCCTACATCTTCAAGGGATCCTTCGACAAGGCAAACCGCACCTCGGGCAAGAGCTACCGTGGTCCGGGCATGGAAGAAGGCCTGCGCATCCTGCAGAAGGTAAAGGACGATATCGGCGTGCCGGTGACGACGGATGTGCACGAGTACACGCCGATCGCCGAAGTGGCAGCCGTGGTCGACCTGATCCAGACGCCGGCTTTCCTTTGCCGCCAGACCGATTTCATTCACGAGGCCGCAAAGCATGGCGTGCCGGTGAACATCAAGAAGGGCCAGTTCCTGTCGCCGCAGGAAATGAGCAAGGTCGTCGAGAAGGCCCGCGAGACTGGCAACGAGCAGATCATGGTTTGCGAGCGCGGTTTCTCCTTCGGCTACAACAACCTCGTGTCCGACATGCGCGGGCTGGCCATCATGCGCCAGACGGGATGCCCGGTCGTGTTCGATGCCACGCACTCGGTGCAGATGCCGGGCGGGCAGGGTTCTTCCTCCGGCGGTGCGCGCGAGCACATTCCGGTTCTCGCCCGTGCAGCGGTCGCTGCCGGTGTGGCGGGCGTGTTCATGGAGACGCACCCGGATCCGGACAATGCACTGTGCGACGGACCCAATTCCTGGCCGCTTGACCTGGCCGAGGAACTGCTGGCGAGCCTCAAGGCCATCGACGAGGTGGTAAAGGCGCGCGGCTTCGTCGAAGACAAGGTCAAGTAAGTCGTTTTGATTTCCAGGCACATCCGGTTCTGCCGGACGTGCCTTGTTCATTTTCCAGGAGCAGCAAGCAATGACCAAGATTGTCGATATCCACGCGCGTGAAATCATCGATTCGCGCGGCAACCCCACGATCGAAGCCGACGTTACCCTCGAGGGCGGCATCATGGGCCGCGCCGCCGTACCGTCCGGTGCGTCGACCGGTTCGCGCGAAGCCGTCGAGCTGCGCGATGGCGACAAGAATCGTTACCTCGGCAAGGGCGTCGAGAAGGCCGTGGAAAACGTCAATACCGAAATTCGCGATGCCTTGCTGGGCATGGACGCAACCGCGCAAGTGAAAATCGACGACAAGATGATTGAACTCGACGGCACCGACAACAAGGGACGCCTGGGCGCCAACGCCTTGCTGGCCGTTTCCCTGGCGGTGGCCAAGGCCGCAGCACTTGCCAAGGGCAAGGAGCTGTACGAGTACCTGGGTGACATGACCGGGAATGCCGCCACGGACATGCCGGTACCGATGATGAACATCATCAATGGCGGCGAGCATGCGGATAATTCCGTCGACCTGCAGGAATTCATGATCCTGCCGGTGGGTGCGCCGTCGCTGAAGGAAGCCCTGCGCCAGGGTGCGGAAATCTTCCATGCCCTGAAAAAGGTCCTTAACTCGCGTGGCATGAACACCGCTGTGGGTGACGAGGGCGGTTTCGCGCCGGACCTGCCGTCCAACGAGGCCGCGCTGGAAGTGATCCTGGAAGCGATCGACAAGGCGGGTTACAAGGCCGGTGAAGACATCCTGCTGGGGCTGGACGTCGCTTCCTCGGAGTTCTACGAGGATGGTGTCTACCACCTCGAATCTGAAGGCAAGAAGTTCAGCTCCGCCGAGTTTGCCGATTACCTCGCCGACCTGGTCGAGCGTTACCCGATCGTCACCATCGAAGATGGCATGGACGAATCGGACTGGGATGGCTGGAAGCTGCTGACCGAAAAGATCGGCGACAAGGTGCAGCTGGTCGGCGACGACCTGTTTGTCACCAATCCGAAGATCCTGCAGGAAGGCATCGACAGGAAGATTGCCAACTCCATCCTGATCAAGGTCAACCAGATCGGCACGCTCACCGAAACGCTCGAGGCCATCAAGCTCGCAACCGACAACGG contains the following coding sequences:
- the eno gene encoding phosphopyruvate hydratase, whose amino-acid sequence is MTKIVDIHAREIIDSRGNPTIEADVTLEGGIMGRAAVPSGASTGSREAVELRDGDKNRYLGKGVEKAVENVNTEIRDALLGMDATAQVKIDDKMIELDGTDNKGRLGANALLAVSLAVAKAAALAKGKELYEYLGDMTGNAATDMPVPMMNIINGGEHADNSVDLQEFMILPVGAPSLKEALRQGAEIFHALKKVLNSRGMNTAVGDEGGFAPDLPSNEAALEVILEAIDKAGYKAGEDILLGLDVASSEFYEDGVYHLESEGKKFSSAEFADYLADLVERYPIVTIEDGMDESDWDGWKLLTEKIGDKVQLVGDDLFVTNPKILQEGIDRKIANSILIKVNQIGTLTETLEAIKLATDNGYTAVASHRSGETEDATIADIAVATTATQIKTGSMSRSDRIAKYNQLLRIEERLGSKATYPGRGAFPAGVGR
- a CDS encoding CTP synthase, whose translation is MTKFIFVTGGVVSSLGKGITAASLGAILESRGLTVAMVKLDPYINVDPGTMSPFQHGEVFVTHDGAETDLDLGHYERFVSTLTGRSNNFTTGRIYSNVIQKERRGDYLGATVQVIPHITDEIKQRTREAAGDADVCIVEVGGTVGDIESLPFLEAIRQLSVELKRDAIFMHLTLVPFIPTSGETKTKPTQHSVKELRSIGIQPDVLVCRSSEMLPEDARRKIALFTNVEEEAVISAYDADDIYKIPMMLHQQDLDGIVIEKLGLETRDADLSEWEAVVQAKANPEAEVHVAFVGKYVDLADAYMSINEALIHAGIHTRTKVNIHYVDSEALADGDLGSLAGMDAILVGPGFGERGIEGKIAAAGYARENRIPYLGICLGMQVAVIDFARNVVGLKSAHSTEFAPHVDDPVIGLITEWRDRSGKVEVRGEDSDKGGTMRLGAQECFLEKGTRAHDLYGKDVIVERHRHRYEFNNNYLEQLQENGMRFSGKSEDGLMEMIELPDHPWFVASQFHPEFTSTPRRGHPLFSGFIKAAREHAATGAKEAQRA
- the kdsA gene encoding 3-deoxy-8-phosphooctulonate synthase — encoded protein: MKLCHFEAGLEHPLFVIAGPDTLESEQLAMDVSGHLKEVTDRLGIPYIFKGSFDKANRTSGKSYRGPGMEEGLRILQKVKDDIGVPVTTDVHEYTPIAEVAAVVDLIQTPAFLCRQTDFIHEAAKHGVPVNIKKGQFLSPQEMSKVVEKARETGNEQIMVCERGFSFGYNNLVSDMRGLAIMRQTGCPVVFDATHSVQMPGGQGSSSGGAREHIPVLARAAVAAGVAGVFMETHPDPDNALCDGPNSWPLDLAEELLASLKAIDEVVKARGFVEDKVK